Proteins from a genomic interval of Brachybacterium vulturis:
- a CDS encoding TIGR04028 family ABC transporter substrate-binding protein, with product MASFTRRSALALGISMPALATLAACGASSSGAPADGTPVTGGTLTYLEPQTWTTLYPPSAGFYPNGGIVNNITDRLLRQDPETLELEPWIATALPEVNEDATEYTFTLREDVTYSDGTPLDAENVVKNIDLFGTGDAARALTVSEAINNYDHGEVLDPVTVRFHFTAPAPGFAQAVSTINSGLLSSATLDRDGQQFGPGNAAEIIGSGPFVIAEEQIGTRISLTVREDYAWAPASLQHSGRAHLDGIDILVAAEDSVRVGTVTSGQAHLARQIEAPDEPRFAAEGLSLHAAATNGVNNGLNFRFRDPALEDLRTRQALIAAIDRQAIVDTLFTENYPLATGALAATALGHADTSEHYVHDPELAASLLDQAGWVVGADGIRAKDGRTLTLTVNEALPQPRSKEVVTMLQEQLAALGVDVQLLPGDQAAQNAARAEPGTVQMYHSMVGRADFDVLKSQYASENRNVLLNTEPDGSVGDPELDELLAAIASTPGTEGRTEASAAAQAHLAEQAYILPLFEEPQVFGYTEALQGFATESVGRPSFFDAWLKG from the coding sequence ATGGCGTCCTTCACCCGTCGGTCCGCACTCGCTCTCGGCATCTCGATGCCGGCTCTGGCCACCCTCGCGGCATGCGGTGCCAGCAGCAGCGGTGCACCGGCCGACGGCACCCCGGTCACCGGCGGCACCCTCACCTATCTGGAGCCGCAGACCTGGACCACGCTGTACCCGCCATCGGCCGGCTTCTACCCCAACGGCGGGATCGTCAACAACATCACCGACCGCCTGCTGCGCCAGGATCCCGAGACCCTCGAGCTGGAGCCGTGGATCGCCACCGCGCTGCCCGAGGTCAACGAGGACGCCACCGAGTACACCTTCACCCTGCGCGAGGACGTCACCTACTCCGACGGCACCCCGCTGGACGCAGAGAACGTGGTCAAGAACATCGACCTCTTCGGCACCGGCGATGCCGCGCGCGCTCTGACCGTCTCCGAGGCGATCAACAACTACGACCACGGCGAGGTCCTCGACCCCGTCACCGTCCGCTTCCACTTCACCGCCCCCGCGCCCGGTTTCGCCCAGGCCGTCTCCACCATCAACTCGGGCCTGCTCTCCTCCGCGACGCTGGACCGCGACGGGCAGCAGTTCGGTCCCGGCAACGCCGCGGAGATCATCGGCTCCGGCCCCTTCGTGATCGCCGAGGAGCAGATCGGCACCCGGATCTCGCTCACCGTGCGCGAGGACTACGCCTGGGCGCCCGCCTCCCTGCAGCACTCCGGCCGCGCCCATCTGGACGGGATCGACATCCTCGTCGCCGCCGAGGACAGCGTGCGCGTGGGCACCGTCACCTCGGGACAGGCCCACCTGGCCCGTCAGATCGAAGCCCCTGACGAGCCCCGGTTCGCGGCCGAGGGCCTCTCGCTGCACGCCGCCGCCACCAACGGCGTGAACAACGGCCTGAACTTCCGCTTCCGCGACCCCGCTCTCGAGGACCTCCGCACCCGGCAGGCCCTGATCGCCGCGATCGATCGGCAGGCGATCGTCGACACCCTGTTCACCGAGAACTATCCGCTGGCCACCGGAGCCCTGGCCGCCACCGCGCTCGGGCACGCGGACACCTCCGAGCACTACGTCCACGACCCCGAGCTCGCCGCCTCGCTGCTCGATCAGGCCGGCTGGGTCGTCGGGGCCGACGGCATCCGCGCGAAGGACGGCCGGACGCTCACCCTCACCGTCAACGAGGCGCTCCCGCAGCCCCGCTCGAAGGAGGTCGTCACCATGCTCCAGGAGCAGCTGGCCGCGCTCGGGGTCGACGTGCAGCTGCTGCCCGGCGACCAGGCCGCCCAGAACGCCGCGCGCGCCGAGCCCGGGACGGTGCAGATGTACCACTCGATGGTGGGACGCGCCGACTTCGACGTGCTGAAGTCCCAGTACGCCTCGGAGAACCGCAACGTGCTGCTGAACACCGAACCCGACGGCAGCGTGGGCGATCCCGAGCTCGACGAGCTGCTGGCCGCGATCGCCTCCACCCCGGGGACGGAGGGCCGCACCGAGGCCTCGGCCGCCGCCCAGGCACATCTCGCCGAGCAGGCGTACATCCTGCCCCTGTTCGAGGAGCCGCAGGTCTTCGGATATACCGAGGCACTGCAGGGCTTCGCCACCGAGTCCGTGGGCCGGCCCAGCTTCTTTGACGCCTGGCTGAAGGGGTGA
- a CDS encoding arylsulfatase gives MTARPHIVIILADDLGFSDIAPFGGEIDTPHLTRLSDRGIRMSSYYVTPRCSPSRAALMTGQNPHSVGIGVLTTDNRPHGYPGSLSTEVPTIAECLSGRGYACGLFGKWHLSSDIENPGETWPTRRGFDEFHGILQGSSGYFRPRLMDGEERVDEQELPEDFHLTDHVTQRAVDFIRRQGEAEVPFLAMLTYTAPHWPLHAREQEIAKYRERYAEGWDGMRQRRLDGLHREGLYSEIHDVAAGQDLPEWGEHARWESERMAVYAAQVEAMDRGIGAVLDSLEETGVAEDTLVLFFSDNGGCAEELPTDNPHFPRTTEPRTTRAGDPVRFGNDPAIMPGPADTFQSYGVNWATVSNTPFRKWKSWVHEGGISTPFLASWPAGGIPAGGAVSPDLGHVTDILPTVLEIVGADPIGAGRSLLDSWRHPEATGPERTLCWEHIGNAAVRRGGWKLVREWGSPWELYDLTTDRIEAHDLAQQHPELVAELEQIYARWCEEQGVIDWQDVLDDHAQRGLGPGRATS, from the coding sequence ATGACCGCTCGACCCCACATCGTCATCATCCTGGCCGACGATCTCGGCTTCTCCGACATCGCACCGTTCGGCGGCGAGATCGACACCCCGCACCTCACCCGGCTCTCCGACCGCGGCATCCGCATGAGCTCCTACTACGTGACACCCCGCTGCAGCCCCTCCCGCGCCGCCCTGATGACCGGCCAGAACCCGCACAGCGTCGGGATCGGCGTGCTCACCACCGACAACCGCCCGCACGGCTACCCCGGCTCCCTCTCCACCGAGGTGCCCACGATCGCCGAGTGCCTCTCGGGGCGCGGGTACGCCTGCGGACTCTTCGGCAAATGGCATCTGAGCAGCGATATCGAGAACCCCGGCGAGACCTGGCCGACCCGGCGCGGGTTCGACGAGTTCCATGGCATCCTCCAGGGCTCCTCGGGATACTTCCGGCCCCGGCTCATGGACGGCGAGGAGCGCGTGGACGAGCAGGAGCTGCCGGAGGACTTCCACCTCACCGACCATGTCACCCAGCGGGCGGTCGATTTCATCCGCCGCCAGGGCGAGGCCGAGGTCCCCTTCCTCGCGATGCTCACCTATACCGCCCCGCATTGGCCGCTGCACGCCCGCGAGCAGGAGATCGCGAAGTACCGCGAGCGCTACGCAGAGGGCTGGGACGGGATGCGTCAGCGGCGGCTCGACGGGCTCCACCGGGAGGGCCTGTACAGCGAGATCCATGACGTCGCCGCCGGTCAGGACCTCCCGGAGTGGGGCGAGCATGCCCGGTGGGAGAGCGAGCGCATGGCGGTCTATGCCGCCCAGGTCGAGGCGATGGACCGCGGGATCGGTGCGGTGCTGGACTCGCTCGAGGAGACCGGGGTCGCCGAGGACACCCTGGTGCTGTTCTTCTCGGACAACGGCGGGTGCGCCGAGGAGCTCCCGACGGACAACCCGCACTTCCCGCGGACGACGGAGCCCCGCACCACCCGCGCCGGAGACCCGGTGCGCTTCGGGAACGATCCGGCGATCATGCCCGGCCCGGCGGACACCTTCCAGAGCTACGGCGTCAACTGGGCCACCGTCTCCAACACCCCGTTCCGGAAGTGGAAGAGCTGGGTCCATGAAGGCGGGATCTCCACCCCGTTCCTGGCCTCCTGGCCCGCCGGGGGGATCCCCGCCGGCGGCGCCGTGAGCCCCGACCTGGGTCACGTCACGGACATCCTGCCCACCGTCCTCGAGATCGTCGGCGCCGACCCCATCGGGGCGGGGCGGAGCCTGCTGGACTCCTGGCGGCACCCCGAGGCGACGGGCCCGGAGCGGACGCTGTGCTGGGAGCACATCGGGAACGCCGCCGTCCGTCGGGGCGGCTGGAAGCTGGTGCGTGAATGGGGCAGCCCGTGGGAGCTCTACGACCTCACCACAGACCGCATCGAGGCCCACGACCTCGCCCAGCAGCACCCGGAGCTGGTCGCCGAGCTCGAGCAGATCTATGCCCGGTGGTGCGAGGAGCAGGGCGTCATCGACTGGCAGGACGTCCTGGACGATCACGCCCAAAGAGGACTGGGGCCCGGGCGGGCGACGTCGTGA
- a CDS encoding ABC transporter permease gives MRYLLRRIGGAAVVLSLAFIAAYVMLTALPGDAVLARYGSPDLGLSAAELAEIRAAYGADRPALVQFLETVTSFLRGDLGYSVQTGAAVSALLAAALPSTLALASLGLLVAVTVAVVIAVVATHGGLRHLGATRALRSALRGLPPLMVSLPVFWIGIVLLQVFSFRLGLVPVLNASPLQSLILPVLTLAIPIAAPLAQVLIRSIDEVSAEPFVAVARARGASTRWLLTRSVARNATLPALTMAGLLFGELVSGAVVTETVFGRMGVGLVTAQAVAARDTPVLMAVVVLSAVVFVVINLVVDLLYPVLDPRLRSSTAAPTRREAVAAR, from the coding sequence ATGCGCTACCTCCTGCGCCGCATCGGCGGTGCCGCAGTGGTCCTCTCCCTGGCCTTCATCGCTGCGTACGTGATGCTCACAGCCCTGCCGGGGGATGCGGTGCTGGCTCGCTACGGCAGCCCCGACCTGGGGCTGAGCGCCGCAGAGCTCGCGGAGATCCGCGCCGCCTACGGGGCGGACCGTCCCGCGCTCGTGCAGTTCCTCGAGACGGTCACCTCCTTCCTGCGCGGGGATCTCGGCTACTCCGTGCAGACCGGCGCGGCGGTCTCCGCGCTGTTGGCCGCGGCGCTCCCCTCCACGCTGGCCCTGGCCTCCCTGGGGCTGCTGGTCGCGGTGACTGTCGCCGTGGTGATCGCCGTCGTCGCCACCCACGGCGGTCTGCGCCACCTGGGTGCCACCCGCGCCCTGCGCAGCGCTCTGCGGGGCCTGCCGCCGCTGATGGTCTCGCTGCCGGTGTTCTGGATCGGGATCGTGCTGCTGCAGGTGTTCTCCTTCCGGCTGGGACTGGTGCCGGTGCTGAACGCGAGCCCGCTGCAGTCGTTGATCCTGCCGGTGCTCACGCTCGCGATCCCGATCGCGGCCCCGCTGGCCCAGGTGCTGATCCGCTCGATCGACGAGGTCTCCGCCGAGCCCTTCGTCGCCGTGGCCCGTGCTCGTGGCGCCTCGACCCGGTGGCTGCTGACGCGCAGCGTCGCCCGCAACGCCACGCTGCCGGCTCTGACCATGGCCGGACTGCTGTTCGGGGAGCTGGTGAGCGGCGCGGTCGTGACCGAGACCGTCTTCGGCAGGATGGGCGTCGGCCTGGTGACGGCTCAGGCGGTCGCCGCCCGCGACACCCCGGTGCTGATGGCGGTGGTGGTGCTCTCCGCCGTGGTGTTCGTGGTGATCAACCTCGTCGTGGACCTCCTCTACCCGGTGCTGGATCCCCGGCTCCGCTCCTCGACCGCCGCCCCGACCCGCCGCGAGGCGGTGGCGGCCCGATGA
- a CDS encoding dipeptide ABC transporter ATP-binding protein, whose protein sequence is MSVPPLLEITDLSLTYRTRRTAVDAVRGIDLSVARGQVTALVGESGSGKSSVAQAAIGLLPENGRVTGGSIELRGPDGSRQDLVGLPEHAWRGLRGTRIGLIPQDPTSSLDPVRTIGASVAEPLRIHGWRDRARITARVHELLDRVGLDHPALRARQYPHELSGGMRQRVLIAAALALDPDLLIADEPTSALDVTVQATVLDLIDELRDATGAGVLLITHDLAVAADRADQLVVMRGGRIEESGPGAAVLAAPTADFTRTLLHDAPSLRQVVDRSPHRPAPGQAPLVRVRELRQEFPRPGSDPFVAVEGICFDITPGTTHALVGESGSGKTTTGRAIAGFRRPTAGSIEVAGTEVTALGGRALRDFRSTVQLVHQNPFGSLDPRQSIAAILEEPLRNTRRGTRSQRRSAALHHLELVSLPPTVASRRPRELSGGQRQRVAIARALILQPELVVLDEAVSALDVTVQAQILRLLARLQDELGLTYLLISHDLAVVRQVADTVSVLRRGRQVEAGPVQQVLEDPHHEYTRALLAAIPGAGRQAAQLRPDTVPAS, encoded by the coding sequence ATGAGCGTCCCGCCCCTGCTGGAGATCACGGACCTGTCCCTCACCTACCGCACCCGCCGGACCGCCGTCGACGCGGTGCGCGGCATCGACCTGAGTGTCGCGCGCGGCCAGGTCACCGCACTGGTCGGGGAGTCCGGGTCCGGGAAGTCCTCCGTCGCCCAGGCCGCGATCGGGCTGCTGCCCGAGAACGGCCGCGTCACCGGCGGTTCCATCGAGCTCAGGGGGCCCGACGGCTCGCGCCAGGACCTGGTGGGTCTTCCCGAGCACGCCTGGCGCGGACTGCGGGGCACCCGCATCGGCCTGATCCCGCAGGACCCCACCAGCTCCCTGGACCCGGTGCGGACCATCGGGGCGAGCGTGGCCGAACCGCTGCGGATCCACGGCTGGCGCGACCGGGCGCGGATCACCGCTCGCGTGCACGAGCTGCTGGACCGGGTCGGTCTGGACCACCCCGCCCTGAGGGCCCGCCAATATCCTCATGAGCTCTCCGGCGGGATGCGTCAACGGGTTCTGATCGCGGCCGCCCTGGCCCTGGACCCCGATCTGCTGATCGCCGACGAGCCCACCAGCGCGCTGGACGTCACCGTCCAGGCCACCGTGCTGGACCTCATCGACGAGCTGCGCGATGCCACGGGTGCGGGAGTCCTGCTGATCACCCACGACCTCGCCGTCGCCGCCGACCGCGCCGACCAGCTGGTGGTGATGCGCGGCGGACGGATCGAGGAATCCGGGCCCGGTGCCGCGGTGCTCGCTGCGCCGACGGCCGACTTTACCCGCACCCTGCTGCACGACGCCCCCTCGCTGCGCCAGGTGGTGGACCGCAGCCCCCACCGCCCCGCGCCCGGGCAGGCACCCCTGGTGCGGGTGCGCGAGCTGCGCCAGGAGTTCCCCCGGCCCGGCAGCGACCCCTTCGTCGCGGTCGAGGGGATCTGCTTCGACATCACCCCCGGCACCACCCACGCCCTGGTGGGGGAGTCCGGCTCCGGCAAGACCACCACCGGCCGGGCGATCGCCGGATTCCGCCGCCCCACGGCCGGCAGCATCGAGGTGGCCGGCACCGAGGTGACCGCGCTCGGCGGGAGGGCGCTGCGCGACTTCCGCTCCACCGTGCAGCTGGTCCACCAGAACCCCTTCGGCTCCCTCGACCCGCGACAGAGCATCGCCGCGATCCTCGAGGAGCCGCTGCGCAACACCCGCCGCGGCACCCGGTCCCAGCGCCGCTCGGCCGCGCTGCACCACCTCGAGCTGGTCTCCCTGCCCCCGACGGTCGCGAGCCGGCGCCCCCGGGAGCTCTCCGGCGGGCAGCGCCAGCGCGTCGCGATCGCCCGCGCACTGATCCTGCAGCCCGAGCTGGTGGTCCTCGACGAGGCGGTCTCCGCCCTGGACGTGACGGTGCAGGCACAGATCCTGCGCCTGCTGGCCCGCCTGCAGGACGAGCTGGGGCTGACCTACCTGCTGATCTCGCATGATCTCGCCGTGGTGCGGCAGGTCGCCGACACCGTCTCGGTGCTGCGTCGCGGCCGGCAGGTCGAGGCCGGTCCTGTGCAGCAGGTGCTCGAGGACCCCCACCACGAGTACACCCGGGCGCTGCTGGCCGCGATCCCCGGCGCAGGCCGACAGGCTGCCCAGCTCCGCCCCGACACGGTCCCCGCCTCATGA
- a CDS encoding CynX/NimT family MFS transporter yields MISRSTDTATRETFPAPGGEPPALSEAGEPPGASRGRWALLLLGIGLILIGLNLRVGVAAIGPVIGDIRASLGLSATTVSLLTTIPVVVFGAFAFLTPGLTRRLGMHRLLGVVLLVLAAGILLRLQPSMPALFAGTVLVGAAIAVGNVVMPAAIKQDFSHRVGVMMGLYTMALFVGAAFASGLTAPLLPVLGGSWRAALAIWAVPALLALAVWVPQLRRAPGRMKAGRSVAGAPSEHGEPLFRSILTDPVAIAVTGFMGLQSLSYYTTVTWVPTILQDAGMEVSAAGAMIAYSAFPAAVAALVSPALAARTRPAWLPPVLAVLLLGAAYLGLIVSAANGALVWMTLLGLGLGASISLSLTYIVWRSPTAHLTGHLSTMSQGFGYLIAGLGPLGVGALHSLTGSWTVPLAVLGAILILQLFFGVVASRPMHIRARGAHGVEAAEREAGEECSSRWSG; encoded by the coding sequence ATGATCTCTCGCTCCACCGACACCGCCACGAGGGAGACGTTCCCTGCTCCCGGCGGTGAACCCCCGGCGCTCTCGGAGGCCGGCGAGCCCCCCGGGGCGTCGCGGGGCAGGTGGGCGCTGCTGCTGCTCGGGATCGGGCTGATCCTGATCGGGCTGAACCTGCGCGTCGGGGTCGCTGCGATCGGGCCGGTGATCGGCGACATCCGTGCCTCGCTCGGCCTGTCGGCGACCACGGTGAGCCTGCTGACCACGATCCCGGTCGTGGTGTTCGGCGCGTTCGCGTTCCTCACCCCGGGCCTGACGCGGCGGCTCGGGATGCACCGCCTCCTCGGGGTGGTGCTGCTCGTCCTGGCGGCGGGGATCCTGCTGCGGCTGCAGCCGAGCATGCCGGCCCTGTTCGCCGGAACGGTGCTCGTCGGCGCCGCCATCGCGGTCGGCAACGTCGTGATGCCGGCGGCGATCAAGCAGGACTTCTCCCATCGGGTCGGGGTGATGATGGGCCTGTACACGATGGCGCTGTTCGTCGGCGCGGCCTTCGCCTCGGGGCTGACGGCGCCGCTGCTGCCCGTGCTCGGAGGGAGCTGGCGTGCGGCTCTCGCCATCTGGGCGGTGCCCGCGCTGCTCGCCCTGGCCGTATGGGTGCCGCAGTTGCGACGCGCGCCGGGACGGATGAAGGCCGGCCGATCGGTCGCCGGTGCGCCGAGCGAGCACGGGGAGCCGCTGTTCCGGTCGATCCTCACCGACCCGGTCGCGATCGCGGTGACCGGGTTCATGGGTCTGCAGAGCCTGAGCTACTACACGACGGTGACGTGGGTGCCCACCATCCTGCAGGACGCGGGGATGGAGGTGAGCGCCGCCGGGGCGATGATCGCCTACTCCGCGTTCCCCGCCGCCGTCGCCGCCCTGGTCTCGCCGGCGCTGGCGGCGCGGACGCGCCCGGCCTGGTTGCCGCCGGTTCTGGCCGTGCTGCTTCTCGGCGCCGCCTATCTCGGGCTGATCGTCTCCGCCGCGAACGGAGCCTTGGTGTGGATGACGCTGCTCGGGCTGGGGCTCGGGGCATCGATCAGCCTCTCGCTCACGTACATCGTGTGGCGATCGCCGACCGCGCACCTCACCGGGCACCTCTCGACGATGTCGCAGGGCTTCGGCTACCTGATCGCCGGGCTCGGTCCCCTCGGTGTCGGCGCGCTCCACAGCCTCACCGGGAGCTGGACCGTGCCGTTGGCCGTGCTCGGCGCGATCCTGATCCTCCAGCTGTTCTTCGGGGTCGTCGCGAGCCGCCCGATGCACATCCGTGCCCGCGGTGCGCACGGTGTCGAGGCTGCGGAGCGGGAGGCGGGCGAGGAGTGCAGCTCGCGCTGGTCAGGCTGA
- a CDS encoding endo-beta-N-acetylglucosaminidase: MDRRQFTAATAAVGAAAVAGAAIPAAADERPAAPQEPTGPQYFGYYRVWNDTAAKDSVGRTSMAQIPPEVDLVFAFAGVTAQDEGAFPTVLSNGYVRALHAKGTRVIGTVFVDELLDPESPNTDEGHRQLAEHLVETYVTDLGLDGLDIDVERDFTDEELERASGVFTHLSTLLGPRSGTSQLLIYDTNQDGDTALFAHAADLVDYVLVQSYGRALDGLQATWETYQGLIDPSQYFIGFSFYEERGATWGDVDQPIETSRAFAYAQWQPDGARKGGIFCYALDRDGVEEGDDEMQPTDYSWSKALKEVMVGEA; the protein is encoded by the coding sequence ATGGACCGACGACAGTTCACCGCTGCGACCGCTGCTGTGGGGGCGGCGGCCGTGGCCGGCGCCGCGATCCCCGCCGCGGCCGACGAGCGCCCCGCCGCGCCGCAGGAGCCGACCGGACCGCAGTACTTCGGCTACTACCGGGTGTGGAACGACACCGCCGCGAAGGACTCCGTGGGCCGCACCTCGATGGCGCAGATCCCGCCGGAGGTCGATCTGGTCTTCGCCTTCGCCGGCGTGACCGCGCAGGACGAGGGCGCGTTCCCCACGGTGCTCAGCAACGGGTACGTCCGCGCCCTGCACGCGAAGGGCACGAGGGTGATCGGCACCGTCTTCGTGGACGAGCTGCTGGACCCCGAGTCCCCGAACACCGACGAGGGACACCGGCAGCTCGCCGAGCACCTCGTGGAGACCTACGTGACCGATCTGGGCCTGGACGGGCTGGACATCGACGTGGAGCGCGACTTCACCGACGAGGAGCTGGAGCGGGCCAGCGGCGTGTTCACGCACCTCAGCACCCTACTGGGCCCGCGATCGGGCACCTCGCAGCTGCTCATCTACGACACCAACCAGGACGGCGACACCGCCCTGTTCGCCCACGCCGCGGACCTCGTGGACTACGTGCTGGTGCAGTCCTACGGACGGGCCCTCGACGGCCTGCAGGCCACGTGGGAGACCTACCAGGGGCTCATCGACCCCTCGCAGTACTTCATCGGCTTCTCCTTCTACGAGGAGCGCGGCGCCACCTGGGGTGACGTGGACCAGCCGATCGAGACCAGCCGCGCCTTCGCCTACGCGCAGTGGCAGCCCGACGGGGCCCGCAAGGGCGGGATCTTCTGCTACGCCCTGGACCGTGACGGCGTGGAGGAGGGGGACGACGAGATGCAGCCCACCGACTACTCCTGGTCGAAGGCGCTCAAGGAGGTGATGGTCGGGGAGGCCTGA
- a CDS encoding DUF429 domain-containing protein, with protein sequence MEGHTVKGTKGACTDDDNALDALIAAGVARDVDLGRAAPPPPELADLAAGEGWIWLPERFWAP encoded by the coding sequence CTGGAAGGTCACACAGTCAAGGGCACGAAGGGCGCGTGCACCGACGACGACAACGCGTTGGACGCGCTGATCGCGGCAGGCGTCGCCCGCGACGTCGACCTCGGGCGTGCGGCGCCACCGCCTCCGGAGCTCGCAGACCTGGCCGCTGGGGAGGGCTGGATCTGGCTGCCTGAAAGATTCTGGGCACCCTAG
- a CDS encoding ABC transporter permease encodes MSTVTLTDGARARTGQRARRARRPALRPTVVLSALVLLLALVWALAPGLFTGYSPTASSTEALRSPSVVHWFGTDATGRDVFARVVHGASHSITAALIAVAVGLVAGTTIGAIAGTVGGAVEETLMRGVDVLLAIPGLLLSLSVVILLGFGTTNAAIAVGITSIATFARLSRSRVIAVRRSEYVEAALGSGGTLPSILWRHILPNSAAPVTALAALQLGSAILQISTLGFLGYGAPPPTPEWGLLIAEGRDYVATAWWLTLLPGLVVAAVVLSTNRLSTAIGKGEQA; translated from the coding sequence ATGAGCACCGTGACCCTCACCGACGGCGCCCGCGCGCGCACCGGTCAGCGGGCCCGGCGGGCTCGCCGCCCGGCCCTGCGCCCCACGGTGGTGCTCTCCGCCCTGGTGCTGCTGCTCGCCCTCGTCTGGGCGCTGGCGCCGGGTCTGTTCACCGGGTACAGCCCCACCGCCTCGAGCACCGAGGCGCTCCGATCCCCGAGCGTCGTGCACTGGTTCGGCACCGACGCGACCGGCCGCGACGTCTTCGCCCGGGTGGTCCACGGCGCCTCCCACTCGATCACCGCCGCACTGATCGCCGTCGCCGTCGGCCTGGTGGCCGGCACCACGATCGGGGCGATCGCCGGGACCGTCGGCGGCGCCGTCGAGGAGACGCTGATGCGGGGGGTGGACGTGCTGCTGGCCATCCCCGGCCTGCTGCTGTCGCTGTCGGTGGTGATCCTGCTGGGCTTCGGCACCACCAACGCGGCGATCGCCGTGGGCATCACCTCGATCGCGACCTTCGCGCGATTGTCCCGCTCCCGGGTGATCGCGGTGCGGCGCAGCGAGTACGTCGAGGCCGCCCTCGGCTCCGGCGGGACCCTGCCGAGCATCCTGTGGCGCCACATCCTGCCCAACTCCGCAGCCCCCGTCACCGCGCTCGCCGCGCTGCAGCTGGGCTCGGCGATCCTGCAGATCTCCACCCTCGGGTTCCTCGGCTACGGCGCACCGCCGCCCACCCCCGAATGGGGGCTGCTGATCGCCGAGGGCCGCGACTACGTCGCCACCGCCTGGTGGCTGACCCTGCTGCCCGGCCTGGTGGTGGCCGCAGTGGTCCTGTCCACCAACCGCCTCAGCACGGCCATCGGAAAGGGGGAGCAGGCATGA